One window of Camelina sativa cultivar DH55 chromosome 4, Cs, whole genome shotgun sequence genomic DNA carries:
- the LOC104793509 gene encoding uncharacterized protein LOC104793509 isoform X1 encodes MGGKGKKRREKNYLAAHGGPARLPPPPDRSKQDALPSKLRILMNYTSPSPHDSTKQFVVEKKLKNTKAEVDATVTATATATESDEDDTMVTKGDEKMKKKKKRKRNQMSDRRFEKELAELDGQSKRKERKKKYWEAKKQKKNQVKTEDTLRENFPKHEQIRFGDVVQAPPKLAVVPKQARKSTLSASQERQRLEAIDAYRSRKGWTERPGTQIPAVVMQ; translated from the exons atgggagggaaagggaagaagaggagagagaaaaacTACTTAGCTGCACACGGCGGGCCGGCGAGACTCCCGCCGCCGCCTGATCGTTCGAAGCAAGATGCTCTTCCTTCTAAGCTCCGTATTCTCATGAACTACACCTCACCTTCTCCCCACG ATTCGACTAAACAATTTGTTGtagagaagaaattgaagaataCCAAAGCCGAAGTCGATGCTACTGTTACTGCTACTGCTACTGCAACG gagagtgatgaagatgatacaATGGTGACGAAGGgagatgagaagatgaagaagaagaagaagaggaagagaaaccAAATGAGTGACCGTCGTTTCGAAAAGGAGCTTGCTGAGTTGGATGGTCAGTCTAAAAGGAAAGAACGCAAGAAGAA GTATTGGGAGGctaagaagcaaaagaagaatcAAGTCAAGACTGAAGATACCCTCCGAGAAAACTTCCCGAAGCATGAACAGATCAGATTTGGCGATGTGGTGCAAGCTCCACCAAAGTTGGCTGTTGTTCCAAAG CAGGCAAGAAAGTCTACTCTAAGTGCGTCGCAGGAGAGACAGCGATTAGAGGCCATTGATGCTTACAGATCTCGCAAGGGATGGACTGAAAGACCAGGTACTCAGATTCCTGCCGTGGTCATGCAATAA
- the LOC104784422 gene encoding cytochrome P450 704C1-like codes for MEILRSIAITVLAATIIVLSFTFNLTIKIFTGKSRNDKRYAPVHATVFDLFFHSHELYNYETKIARTKLTFRFLSPGQSEIFTADPRNVEHILKTRFHYYSKGPSTRENLADLLGHGIFAVDGEKWKQQRKLVSFEFSTRVLRDFSCSVFRRNASKLVGFVTEFALSREAFDAQDMLMRFTLDSIFKVGFGVELRCLDGFSKEGEEFMKAFDEGNVATSSRFTDPLWKLKRFLNTGSQSRLKKSIATIDKLVYSLITTKRKELAKEQSTVSSLKFYPLFLLSFLTFYLACP; via the exons atggaGATTTTGAGGAGCATAGCTATTACAGTATTAGCAGCGACCATCATCGTTCTTtctttcacattcaatctcaCGATCAAAATCTTCACCGGAAAATCAAGAAACGACAAGAGATATGCTCCGGTACATGCCACGGTCTTCGATCTTTTCTTCCACAGCCATGAGTTATATAACTACGAGACAAAGATCGCGAGGACAAAGCTTACTTTCAGGTTCTTGAGTCCGGGACAGAGCGAGATATTTACTGCAGATCCTCGGAACGTGGAGCATATTCTCAAGACAAGATTCCATTACTATAGTAAAGGACCAAGTACTCGTGAAAATCTTGCGGATCTTTTGGGGCATGGGATATTTGCTGTTGATGGTGAGAAATGGAAACAACAGAGGAAGCTTGTGAGCTTTGAGTTCTCTACTAGGGTTTTAAGAGACTTTAGCTGCTCTGTTTTTAGGAGAAATGCGTCAAAGCTTGTTGGTTTTGTCACGGAGTTTGCTCTCTCTAGAGAAGCTTTTGATGCTCAA gatATGTTGATGAGATTTACACTGGACTCCATCTTTAAAGTTGGGTTTGGTGTTGAGTTAAGATGTTTGGATGGGTTTAGCAAAGAAGGGGAAGAGTTCATGAAAGCTTTTGATGAAGGTAATGTTGCAACTAGCTCCAGATTCACCGATCCACTTTGGAAGCTGAAACGTTTTCTCAACACTGGATCGCAATCAAGACTCAAGAAGAGCATTGCTACTATAGACAAGCTTGTCTACAGTCTCATTACCACTAAAAGGAAAGAGCTTGCAAAGGAACAGAGTACTGTAAGTTCTCTAAAGTTTTACCCTCTCTTTTTGTTGtcgtttttaactttttacttGGCTTGTCCTTAG
- the LOC104783114 gene encoding uncharacterized protein LOC104783114, with protein MHNNSSTSGGDLEKQQQDKDAQKQSESVNEAQSLTIVVCNGDSSGTEVSQIQKKVSLSRSSSSSHEQCRVCQQEKEEAFIELGCHCRGGLAKAHRSCIDAWFRTKGSNQCEICQVVAVNVTPPETQPTTNYWVWRIDPSYRQEERERGCFSPLWVAFSILIGGLMLDVLISITLGVSALPVNIIIGVIVVLGLGTALRLTLEFCYEWSLRRAVQRAVQRAEANNFNNNIAYPPAL; from the coding sequence ATGCATAATAACTCCTCCACCTCCGGTGGTGACCTTGAAAAGCAGCAGCAGGACAAGGATGCCCAGAAGCAGAGCGAGTCTGTGAATGAAGCGCAGAGCCTCACCATCGTTGTCTGCAATGGAGATTCAAGTGGGACAGAAGTGTCTCAGATCCAGAAAAAGGTTAGCTTGTCTAGGAGTAGCAGCAGCTCTCACGAGCAGTGCAGGGTTTGtcaacaagagaaagaagaggctTTTATTGAACTTGGGTGCCATTGTCGTGGTGGTCTTGCTAAAGCTCATAGGTCTTGTATTGATGCTTGGTTTCGCACTAAAGGTTCTAATCAGTGTGAGATCTGTCAAGTTGTGGCTGTCAACGTCACACCTCCGGAGACACAACCAACTACGAATTACTGGGTTTGGAGGATTGATCCTAGCTATAGACAAGAAGAGCGTGAGAGAGGATGTTTTAGTCCGCTTTGGGTTGCGTTCTCAATTCTCATTGGTGGTCTAATGCTTGATGTGTTAATATCCATTACACTTGGGGTCTCTGCTCTTCCGGTTAACATCATTATTGGAGTCATAGTGGTGCTTGGTCTAGGAACTGCGCTAAGGCTGACTTTGGAGTTCTGTTATGAATGGAGCTTGAGAAGAGCGGTGCAGAGGGCGGTGCAGAGGGCGGAAGCAAACaactttaataataatattgcgTATCCACCTGCTTTGTAG
- the LOC104793509 gene encoding uncharacterized protein LOC104793509 isoform X2, with translation MGGKGKKRREKNYLAAHGGPARLPPPPDRSKQDALPSKLRILMNYTSPSPHDSTKQFVVEKKLKNTKAEVDATVTATATATESDEDDTMVTKGDEKMKKKKKRKRNQMSDRRFEKELAELDGQSKRKERKKKYWEAKKQKKNQVKTEDTLRENFPKHEQIRFGDVVQAPPKLAVVPKARKSTLSASQERQRLEAIDAYRSRKGWTERPGTQIPAVVMQ, from the exons atgggagggaaagggaagaagaggagagagaaaaacTACTTAGCTGCACACGGCGGGCCGGCGAGACTCCCGCCGCCGCCTGATCGTTCGAAGCAAGATGCTCTTCCTTCTAAGCTCCGTATTCTCATGAACTACACCTCACCTTCTCCCCACG ATTCGACTAAACAATTTGTTGtagagaagaaattgaagaataCCAAAGCCGAAGTCGATGCTACTGTTACTGCTACTGCTACTGCAACG gagagtgatgaagatgatacaATGGTGACGAAGGgagatgagaagatgaagaagaagaagaagaggaagagaaaccAAATGAGTGACCGTCGTTTCGAAAAGGAGCTTGCTGAGTTGGATGGTCAGTCTAAAAGGAAAGAACGCAAGAAGAA GTATTGGGAGGctaagaagcaaaagaagaatcAAGTCAAGACTGAAGATACCCTCCGAGAAAACTTCCCGAAGCATGAACAGATCAGATTTGGCGATGTGGTGCAAGCTCCACCAAAGTTGGCTGTTGTTCCAAAG GCAAGAAAGTCTACTCTAAGTGCGTCGCAGGAGAGACAGCGATTAGAGGCCATTGATGCTTACAGATCTCGCAAGGGATGGACTGAAAGACCAGGTACTCAGATTCCTGCCGTGGTCATGCAATAA
- the LOC109125098 gene encoding cytochrome P450 704C1-like has protein sequence MNDKYLRDIILSFMIAGKDTSAASLSWFLYMLFINPLVLEKVVQEIRDVTSSHEKTTDVDGSVESINEEALDQMHYLHAALSETLRLYPSVPVIVMTFFQMARVNKGDNIYYIAYAMGRMTYIWGQDAEEFKPERWLKDGVFQPESPFKFISFHAGPRTCLGKDFAYRQMKIVSIALFHFFRFKMADEMCNVRYKRMLTLHIKGGLHLCAIPRTHI, from the exons ATGAACGATAAGTACCTGAGGGATATAATTCTGAGCTTCATGATTGCTGGGAAGGACACAAGCGCTGCATCACTCTCTTGGTTCTTGTACATGCTCTTCATAAACCCACTTGTTCTGGAGAAAGTCGTACAAGAAATAAGAGATGTGACATCAAGTCACGAGAAAACAACCGATGTTGATGGTTCCGTTGAAAGTATAAACGAAGAGGCTCTTGATCAGATGCACTATCTCCATGCAGCCTTGTCTGAGACCTTGCGGCTTTACCCTTCTGTGCCTGTG ATAGTGATGACATTCTTCCAGATGGCCAGAGTGAACAAAGGTGATAATATCTACTACATAGCCTATGCGATGGGTAGGATGACTTACATTTGGGGTCAAGATGCTGAGGAATTCAAGCCAGAGAGATGGCTCAAGGACGGCGTGTTTCAACCCGAATCACCATTCAAATTCATAAGCTTTCAT GCTGGTCCACGAACCTGTCTTGGCAAGGATTTCGCTTACAGGCAAATGAAGATAGTATCAATTGCCCTTTTTCACTTCTTTCGCTTCAAAATGGCTGATGAGATGTGCAATGTCCGTTACAAGAGAATGCTTACACTTCACATCAAAGGAGGACTTCATCTCTGTGCAATCCCAAGGACACACATTTGA